A DNA window from Vagococcus penaei contains the following coding sequences:
- a CDS encoding dihydrolipoamide acetyltransferase family protein, producing MAEMLMMPTLGLTMTEGTVDQWYKKVGDKVSKGEPVVAISSEKLTHDVEAPCDGILLAISVEDGGEAPCKAAIGYVGAEGEEVPKSDGVTETTSEKVKTESQVEPSATNTEVQIQSVERQEGARIFATPLARKLAAEKGYELQDVVGTGGNGRITRLDVNRHVPSPAVVNSGIVGTIGEGLNGMRKVIAQRMHHSLHHTAQLTLQRKADITELMTFRKELKVKAGDSLNRQALSINTLLIKAVSLALQDYPEMNAWYDGQQHTLVEGVSVGVAVAVDDGLVVPVIQNVHQKSLTQIGSDFSEVTSQAIDGTLAGDKYTGSTFTITNLGSLGIEYFTPILNTPEVGILGIGATSRRLDIDEEQQLVIHQELPLSLTFDHQVIDGSPAAEFLQRVVYYLENPYALIV from the coding sequence ATGGCAGAAATGTTAATGATGCCAACTTTAGGCTTAACCATGACGGAAGGAACCGTTGATCAATGGTATAAAAAAGTTGGAGATAAAGTCAGTAAAGGTGAACCAGTTGTTGCAATTAGTTCAGAAAAATTAACACACGACGTAGAAGCGCCATGTGATGGAATTTTGTTAGCGATTAGTGTTGAAGACGGCGGCGAAGCGCCATGTAAAGCAGCAATTGGTTATGTTGGAGCAGAAGGTGAAGAAGTACCTAAAAGTGACGGCGTAACAGAAACGACATCAGAAAAAGTGAAGACTGAAAGTCAAGTAGAGCCATCAGCTACGAATACAGAAGTACAAATTCAGAGTGTGGAACGCCAAGAAGGTGCGCGGATTTTTGCTACGCCACTTGCACGGAAATTAGCAGCTGAAAAAGGTTATGAATTACAAGATGTTGTTGGAACTGGAGGGAATGGTCGCATTACACGTTTAGATGTTAACCGTCATGTACCGAGTCCTGCAGTAGTTAATAGTGGTATAGTGGGTACAATTGGTGAAGGATTAAATGGTATGAGAAAAGTCATTGCGCAAAGAATGCACCATAGCTTACACCATACAGCACAATTAACCTTACAACGCAAAGCTGACATCACCGAGTTAATGACGTTCAGAAAAGAATTAAAAGTAAAAGCTGGAGATAGTCTAAACCGTCAGGCGTTAAGTATTAATACATTATTAATTAAAGCTGTCAGTTTGGCGCTACAAGATTATCCTGAAATGAACGCGTGGTATGATGGTCAGCAGCATACTTTAGTTGAAGGTGTTAGTGTTGGAGTAGCAGTTGCCGTAGATGATGGATTAGTGGTACCTGTGATTCAAAATGTTCATCAAAAATCATTGACACAAATTGGGTCAGATTTTAGCGAGGTAACATCACAAGCAATTGATGGTACATTAGCTGGAGATAAGTACACAGGTTCTACATTTACAATTACTAATTTAGGTAGTTTAGGCATTGAATACTTTACGCCTATCTTAAATACGCCAGAAGTAGGTATTTTAGGCATAGGCGCAACTAGTCGACGTCTTGATATAGATGAAGAACAGCAGTTAGTTATTCACCAAGAATTACCATTAAGTTTGACATTTGATCACCAAGTGATTGATGGTTCTCCTGCTGCTGAATTTTTACAGCGAGTGGTCTATTATTTAGAAAATCCATATGCTCTAATCGTATAA
- the gap gene encoding type I glyceraldehyde-3-phosphate dehydrogenase, translating to MTIKVGINGFGRIGRLAFRRIQDVEGIEVVAINDLTDANMLAHLLKYDTTQGRFQGQVEVHDGFFRIKGKDIKITANRNPAELPWGELGVDIVLECTGFFTSKEKAELHLQAGAKRVVISAPGGNDVPTIVYNTNHEILTGKETVISGASCTTNCLAPMADALNKNFGIVEGLMTTIHAYTGDQMTLDGPHPKGDFRRARAAAENIVPNTTGAAKAIGLVIPELNGKLDGAAQRVPIATGSLTELVTVLDKKVTAEEVNEVMAKAANESYGYNEDEIVSSDIVGMTYGSLFDSTLTKVMTVGDKQLVKTVAWYDNEMSYTAQLVRTLEYFAKLA from the coding sequence ATGACAATTAAAGTAGGTATTAATGGTTTTGGACGTATCGGACGTTTAGCATTCCGTCGTATTCAAGATGTTGAAGGAATCGAAGTTGTTGCAATCAATGACTTAACAGATGCAAATATGTTAGCTCATTTATTAAAATATGATACAACACAAGGACGCTTCCAAGGTCAAGTTGAAGTTCATGATGGATTTTTCAGAATTAAAGGCAAAGACATCAAAATTACAGCTAATCGCAACCCAGCTGAATTACCTTGGGGAGAATTAGGCGTAGATATCGTCTTAGAATGTACTGGTTTCTTTACTTCTAAAGAAAAAGCTGAACTACATTTACAAGCTGGAGCTAAACGCGTTGTTATCTCTGCTCCTGGTGGTAACGATGTACCAACAATCGTTTACAATACTAACCATGAAATCTTAACTGGTAAAGAAACAGTTATTTCTGGTGCTTCATGTACAACTAACTGTCTAGCTCCAATGGCAGATGCATTAAACAAAAACTTCGGTATCGTTGAAGGTTTAATGACAACTATCCATGCTTATACTGGAGATCAAATGACATTAGATGGTCCTCATCCTAAAGGAGACTTCCGTCGTGCCCGTGCAGCTGCTGAAAATATCGTTCCTAATACAACAGGTGCTGCTAAAGCTATCGGTTTAGTTATCCCTGAATTAAATGGAAAATTAGACGGTGCTGCTCAACGTGTGCCAATCGCTACTGGTTCTTTAACTGAATTAGTAACTGTTTTAGACAAAAAAGTTACTGCTGAAGAAGTTAACGAAGTAATGGCTAAAGCTGCTAACGAATCTTACGGATATAACGAAGACGAAATCGTATCTTCTGATATCGTAGGTATGACTTACGGTTCATTATTTGACTCAACTTTAACTAAAGTAATGACTGTTGGCGACAAACAATTAGTTAAAACTGTTGCTTGGTATGATAATGAAATGTCATACACTGCTCAATTAGTTCGTACGTTAGAATATTTTGCAAAATTAGCTTAA
- a CDS encoding thioredoxin domain-containing protein: MSMTEVDTKKIDNSLGLVFGDENAPITIVEYINLRCPFCKQWWDERSQLIDQYVANGKVKQVIKLFDKDKESLQSGNVMHHHVPNDNTAKAAITKIYATQSEWGSLDSLDEVANYAVDKLGFTHNPATEELSKKIALEAKENGVFFIPTMIVGDQVFDQKISEAELTALLEGSN; the protein is encoded by the coding sequence ATGAGTATGACTGAAGTAGACACTAAAAAAATTGATAATTCACTAGGATTAGTATTTGGAGATGAAAATGCTCCGATTACAATCGTTGAATACATTAACTTACGTTGCCCGTTCTGTAAACAATGGTGGGATGAACGTAGTCAATTAATTGATCAATATGTGGCAAACGGTAAAGTCAAACAAGTGATTAAATTATTTGATAAAGACAAGGAATCACTACAATCTGGTAACGTAATGCATCATCATGTACCAAATGACAACACAGCCAAAGCTGCTATCACTAAAATTTATGCAACCCAAAGCGAATGGGGTAGTTTAGATTCATTAGACGAAGTAGCAAATTATGCTGTTGATAAACTTGGCTTTACTCATAATCCCGCAACTGAAGAATTGTCTAAGAAAATTGCACTTGAAGCAAAAGAAAATGGTGTATTCTTTATTCCAACAATGATTGTTGGTGATCAAGTATTTGATCAAAAAATTAGTGAGGCTGAATTAACTGCCTTATTAGAAGGTAGTAACTAA
- a CDS encoding thiamine pyrophosphate-dependent dehydrogenase E1 component subunit alpha, protein MEKMTKQKAEWIYKTMNDIRNFEDEVHRIFTRGEIPGFVHLYAGEEAVATGVCAHLTDKDYITSTHRGHGHCIAKGCDLDGMMAEIFGKATGLCKGKGGSMHIADIDKGMLGANGMVGGGFPIATGAALRNKYLKTDDVAICFFGDGASNEGTFHESINMAAIWKLPVVFVCENNYFAEATPQWYSSGSKTIAERSAAYGIPGKRVDGKDLMAVYEAAGEAIDRARNGEGPTILECVTYRNYGHFEGDEQKYKGDQDGFEKALREFENISAFREVAIKNKWLTAAQADAIEEQSVKDTEHAVKFAQDSPLPNPEALYEDVSI, encoded by the coding sequence ATGGAAAAAATGACAAAGCAAAAAGCAGAGTGGATTTATAAAACAATGAACGATATTCGAAATTTTGAAGATGAAGTGCATCGCATCTTCACGCGTGGTGAAATTCCTGGATTTGTCCATCTTTATGCAGGGGAAGAAGCTGTGGCAACAGGTGTATGTGCTCATTTGACAGACAAAGATTACATTACATCGACTCACCGTGGACATGGGCATTGTATCGCTAAGGGATGTGATTTAGACGGCATGATGGCAGAAATCTTTGGTAAAGCAACGGGACTTTGTAAAGGTAAAGGCGGGTCTATGCATATTGCTGATATTGACAAAGGAATGTTAGGTGCAAACGGTATGGTTGGTGGAGGTTTCCCAATTGCGACAGGTGCAGCATTGCGTAACAAATATTTAAAAACAGATGATGTCGCAATTTGTTTCTTTGGTGACGGTGCTTCGAATGAAGGAACGTTCCATGAGTCTATCAATATGGCGGCGATTTGGAAATTACCAGTTGTGTTTGTTTGCGAAAACAACTATTTTGCTGAAGCAACACCACAGTGGTACTCGTCAGGATCAAAAACGATTGCCGAGCGTAGTGCTGCTTACGGAATACCAGGTAAACGCGTAGATGGTAAAGATTTAATGGCTGTTTATGAAGCAGCAGGTGAAGCAATTGACCGTGCACGAAATGGTGAAGGTCCAACAATTTTAGAGTGTGTAACTTATCGTAATTATGGACACTTTGAAGGAGACGAACAAAAATATAAAGGCGATCAAGATGGATTTGAAAAAGCATTACGCGAATTCGAAAATATTTCTGCCTTTCGTGAGGTAGCTATTAAAAATAAATGGTTAACGGCAGCACAAGCAGATGCTATTGAAGAACAGTCCGTTAAAGATACTGAGCATGCAGTGAAATTTGCTCAAGATAGTCCATTACCAAATCCAGAAGCATTATACGAAGATGTATCAATTTAA
- a CDS encoding alpha-ketoacid dehydrogenase subunit beta has translation MSRRITFMQAINEGLDLAMEKDDRVILLGEDIAGGALVDHLDGNGAWGGVFGVTKGLVEKYGMERVIDTPISEMGYMGASVGAAATGLRPVPELMFNDFLGFCFDTLLAQGSKMRYMFGGKAKIPMTVRTCHGAGASAAAQHSGSYYGMFGSIPGLKVVVPSNPYDAKGLLLSAIEDDNIVIFSEDKTLYGLKDTVPEEYYTVEIGKAKVKREGTDLTIVTIGKMLYVALDVATELEKSGVSVEVIDLITVAPWDQETVLESVKKTGRLIVIDEANPHNNTATDIASVVGDKAFDYLDGPIKTICAPNTPVPFASNLEALYLPDKEKVLKQAEELISDLKKG, from the coding sequence ATGAGTAGAAGAATAACATTTATGCAAGCAATTAATGAGGGTCTAGATTTAGCAATGGAGAAAGACGACCGCGTCATTTTATTAGGTGAAGATATTGCTGGAGGTGCTTTAGTTGACCATCTTGATGGTAATGGTGCCTGGGGTGGTGTGTTCGGTGTTACTAAAGGTTTAGTTGAAAAATATGGTATGGAACGTGTCATTGATACACCAATATCAGAGATGGGTTACATGGGTGCTTCTGTTGGTGCAGCGGCGACTGGACTACGACCAGTTCCTGAATTAATGTTTAATGATTTTTTAGGATTTTGTTTTGATACTTTATTAGCACAAGGGTCAAAAATGCGGTATATGTTTGGTGGTAAAGCTAAAATTCCGATGACTGTTCGTACATGTCATGGTGCAGGAGCATCAGCAGCAGCACAGCATTCAGGTTCTTATTATGGCATGTTTGGCTCAATTCCAGGGCTAAAAGTAGTTGTGCCATCAAATCCGTATGACGCAAAGGGTCTTTTATTATCAGCGATTGAAGATGATAATATTGTTATATTTTCAGAAGATAAAACACTTTATGGATTAAAAGATACAGTTCCAGAAGAGTACTATACGGTTGAAATTGGAAAAGCTAAAGTGAAGCGTGAAGGAACAGATTTAACGATTGTTACGATTGGTAAAATGTTATATGTTGCACTAGATGTTGCGACAGAACTAGAAAAATCAGGTGTTTCGGTTGAAGTTATAGATTTAATTACAGTAGCACCATGGGATCAAGAAACAGTTTTAGAATCAGTGAAGAAAACAGGTCGTTTGATCGTGATTGATGAAGCGAATCCACATAATAATACAGCAACGGATATTGCATCAGTAGTAGGTGACAAAGCGTTTGATTACTTAGATGGACCAATCAAGACTATTTGTGCACCGAATACACCAGTGCCATTTGCAAGTAACTTAGAAGCACTTTATTTACCAGATAAGGAAAAAGTTTTAAAACAAGCAGAAGAATTAATTAGTGATTTAAAAAAAGGGTAG
- the clpP gene encoding ATP-dependent Clp endopeptidase proteolytic subunit ClpP yields MNLIPTVIEQSSRGERAYDIYSRLLKDRIIMLSGPIDDNVANSVIAQLLFLEAQDPEKDIYLYINSPGGSVSAGLAIYDTMNFIKSDVQTIVLGMAASMGSFLLSSGAKGKRFALPNAEVMIHQPLGGAQGQATEIEIAARHILKTRERLNNILAKNTGQPIEIIEKDTDRDNFMTAEDAKEYGLIDGIMENSSSLSK; encoded by the coding sequence ATGAACCTTATCCCAACAGTTATCGAGCAATCGTCTAGAGGCGAACGTGCTTATGATATCTATTCAAGATTATTGAAAGACCGAATTATCATGCTTAGCGGACCTATTGATGATAATGTGGCAAACTCTGTGATTGCACAACTTTTATTTTTAGAAGCACAAGATCCAGAAAAAGACATCTATTTATACATTAATTCACCAGGTGGTAGTGTCTCGGCTGGTTTAGCAATTTATGATACGATGAATTTTATCAAATCGGATGTCCAAACAATCGTTCTTGGAATGGCTGCATCAATGGGTAGCTTCTTATTATCTTCTGGTGCTAAAGGGAAACGTTTTGCTTTGCCAAATGCTGAAGTGATGATTCACCAACCACTTGGTGGCGCTCAAGGTCAAGCAACTGAAATTGAAATTGCGGCACGCCATATTTTAAAAACAAGAGAACGTTTAAACAACATTCTTGCTAAAAATACTGGCCAACCAATTGAAATTATTGAAAAAGATACTGACCGTGATAACTTCATGACAGCAGAAGATGCAAAAGAGTACGGTTTAATTGACGGTATCATGGAAAATAGTTCAAGCTTAAGTAAATAA
- the rpoN gene encoding RNA polymerase factor sigma-54, producing MRFEQHLSQQQKQTQKLAMTQQLQQSIKMLQFSTPELLSFLENKSLENPLLEVSTQIDDDDSSAYSRVSSSGDSTQDWLSQLPSTEESLFEYVIEQIHLNYRDTYLRQLTLYLVEFLDVNGYLTITLEQAMEQTQASYIELLDALRLLQVLDPAGIGARNLQECLMLQTERDDQAPVLTYIILEEFFEELADRKWPVIEKALDTTLIDIQEVFDYVQRLSPFPGARFGSISDAYIIPDLMVRQTESGLSIQSTKQGMPKVTFQENYFKRMSATGDPEVKNYLADRKKEFEWIQSGVDYRGDTILRIGEVIVKKQHQFFLDTTHPLVPMLMKDVATELDIHESTVSRCVNGKYLQTEFGVYELKTFFGVSLPSTSGDSAMSTEMIKRKVKEVVEQEDKSKPLSDQKIVELLKGQDITLSRRTVAKYRDELNIPSSSKRKRYEKK from the coding sequence ATGCGTTTTGAACAACATTTGTCGCAACAACAAAAACAAACTCAAAAATTAGCGATGACGCAACAATTACAACAATCAATCAAAATGCTTCAATTTAGCACGCCAGAATTATTATCCTTTTTAGAAAATAAATCATTAGAAAATCCTTTGCTCGAAGTAAGCACACAGATTGATGACGATGATAGTTCTGCTTATAGTCGTGTATCTAGTAGTGGGGACAGTACACAAGATTGGTTAAGCCAGTTACCTAGTACAGAAGAATCATTATTTGAATATGTCATTGAGCAAATCCATTTGAATTATCGGGATACTTATTTGCGACAATTAACATTATATCTTGTTGAATTTTTAGATGTTAATGGCTATTTAACGATTACATTAGAACAAGCAATGGAGCAAACACAAGCGAGTTATATCGAGTTACTTGATGCTCTACGTTTATTACAAGTTCTTGATCCTGCTGGTATTGGTGCAAGAAACCTTCAAGAGTGTTTGATGTTACAAACTGAACGCGATGACCAAGCGCCAGTTCTGACTTATATTATTTTAGAAGAATTTTTTGAAGAACTAGCCGATCGTAAGTGGCCGGTGATTGAAAAAGCTTTGGATACTACGTTAATTGATATACAAGAGGTTTTTGATTATGTTCAACGTTTATCTCCATTTCCAGGGGCACGCTTTGGCTCAATATCTGATGCTTATATTATCCCCGATTTAATGGTTCGACAAACAGAAAGTGGACTGAGTATTCAATCGACTAAGCAAGGCATGCCAAAGGTCACGTTTCAAGAGAATTACTTTAAACGAATGTCTGCGACGGGAGATCCAGAGGTTAAAAATTATTTAGCTGATCGAAAAAAAGAATTTGAGTGGATTCAAAGTGGTGTTGACTATCGTGGTGATACTATTTTGAGAATTGGTGAAGTAATTGTTAAAAAGCAGCATCAGTTCTTTTTAGATACAACACATCCATTAGTACCGATGTTAATGAAAGATGTTGCGACGGAGTTGGATATTCATGAATCAACTGTCAGTCGCTGTGTTAATGGTAAATATCTTCAAACTGAATTTGGCGTCTATGAATTGAAAACATTCTTTGGTGTATCGTTGCCATCGACATCGGGTGATTCTGCAATGTCGACTGAGATGATAAAGCGTAAAGTGAAAGAAGTGGTCGAACAAGAAGATAAAAGTAAGCCACTGTCTGATCAGAAAATTGTGGAATTGTTAAAAGGCCAAGATATTACTTTATCAAGGCGTACAGTAGCTAAGTACCGTGATGAATTAAATATTCCTTCTTCATCAAAACGAAAGCGTTATGAAAAAAAATAA
- the lpdA gene encoding dihydrolipoyl dehydrogenase yields MTKYDLIVIGAGPGGYVAAIEAAKLGKKVAVIEKHKIGGTCLNVGCIPSKAYLKHAAWMEQFDEAKAFGIENDVTAIDYQKLVTRKDGVVNQLQQGIHYLFKQHRIDYIKGEAIVQSKHLVQVNDITYETDYLLLATGSHPFVPPIKGLDTVDYHTTDTFFDMTELPESLVIIGGGVIGIELAFAMAPLGTKVSVVEVAPDILLTEDPEARQIIKQKLMKMGVEVIVKAHIQEVSPNKMTLDNQVIPFESLLVVTGRQANLALAEQLGLEKTTNAKFIQINRFYQTSIKTIYAVGDLVDSYMLAHAASKEGIKAVRHMFGQKEAPLSKEMIPKCVYTHPEIASFGLTAEEAREHGYDVQVAKTPYSANGRAIAGNETTGFIKIISEKQYHEILGAVIVGANATELIHTLLAIKQSEGRLEEIEHMTFAHPTLSEMMGELASDMI; encoded by the coding sequence ATGACAAAGTACGATCTGATAGTGATTGGTGCTGGACCAGGTGGTTACGTTGCTGCGATTGAAGCAGCTAAGCTTGGTAAAAAAGTAGCAGTTATTGAAAAACATAAAATCGGAGGAACGTGCTTAAATGTTGGATGCATTCCATCAAAGGCTTATTTAAAACATGCCGCTTGGATGGAGCAATTTGATGAAGCAAAAGCGTTTGGAATTGAAAATGATGTCACAGCGATTGATTACCAAAAACTAGTGACACGTAAAGATGGCGTTGTTAATCAATTGCAACAAGGCATTCATTATTTATTTAAGCAACACCGGATTGATTATATAAAAGGGGAGGCGATTGTTCAGAGCAAGCACTTGGTGCAAGTGAATGACATTACTTACGAAACGGACTATCTTTTATTAGCTACTGGTAGTCATCCGTTTGTTCCACCCATCAAAGGATTAGATACAGTTGATTATCATACAACTGATACATTTTTTGATATGACAGAGTTACCTGAATCGCTTGTTATTATTGGTGGTGGAGTGATTGGTATTGAATTAGCCTTTGCGATGGCACCACTTGGAACTAAGGTGAGTGTCGTAGAAGTTGCACCAGATATTTTATTAACTGAAGACCCAGAAGCACGTCAAATAATTAAGCAAAAGTTAATGAAAATGGGTGTTGAGGTTATAGTAAAAGCGCATATTCAAGAAGTCTCTCCGAATAAAATGACACTCGATAATCAAGTCATTCCATTTGAGTCTTTATTAGTTGTGACTGGTCGTCAAGCTAATCTAGCATTAGCCGAACAACTCGGTTTAGAAAAAACAACAAATGCTAAATTTATTCAGATTAATCGCTTTTACCAGACATCGATTAAAACTATTTATGCTGTGGGTGATTTAGTCGATAGCTACATGTTAGCACATGCAGCAAGTAAAGAAGGAATCAAAGCTGTCCGACATATGTTCGGTCAGAAAGAAGCACCACTTAGTAAAGAAATGATACCTAAGTGTGTGTATACACATCCTGAAATTGCTAGCTTTGGCTTAACAGCAGAAGAAGCACGTGAACACGGCTATGATGTACAAGTCGCAAAAACACCGTATTCAGCGAATGGTCGTGCAATTGCTGGGAATGAAACAACCGGGTTTATTAAAATCATTTCCGAGAAACAGTACCATGAAATTTTAGGTGCAGTGATTGTTGGAGCTAATGCTACTGAATTAATTCATACATTGCTTGCAATTAAACAATCAGAAGGACGCTTAGAAGAAATTGAACACATGACATTTGCACATCCGACCTTATCAGAAATGATGGGCGAATTAGCAAGTGACATGATATAA
- a CDS encoding sugar-binding transcriptional regulator — MNRDVEMLERIAPDIIQVVEERFRILRNIYWMQPVGRRTLSIKMNVTERILRTETEFLKQQNFINVSKSGMTLTDEGLDVYRGLESFIESHSGMRKKERKLAERLGIAHCVIVSGDSDSESKVLESFGPIATDILASHLPDGDNIIAVMGGTTMATLAKNMQELETPSRHNLFVPARGGIGETINIQANSISGMMAEKTGGDFKVLYVPEQVSHETYEILLQEPTVQRVLQLIDNANCVIHSIGQALRMAKRRGMTEEGLSMLKNNHAVAESFGYFFNEDGKVVYKIPRIGLQLKDLENIPYVLAVAGGKHKAKAIQAYIKNAPSQTWLITDEGAANQILKEETL, encoded by the coding sequence ATGAATCGTGATGTAGAGATGTTAGAACGCATTGCTCCTGATATTATCCAAGTGGTGGAAGAAAGATTTCGTATTTTAAGAAACATTTATTGGATGCAACCCGTTGGAAGACGAACATTGTCTATAAAAATGAATGTAACTGAACGTATTTTACGAACGGAAACAGAGTTTTTAAAACAACAAAACTTTATAAATGTGTCTAAAAGTGGAATGACATTAACTGATGAAGGGTTAGATGTTTATCGAGGTCTGGAGTCATTTATTGAAAGCCACTCAGGGATGCGTAAAAAAGAGCGAAAACTAGCCGAACGCTTGGGTATTGCCCATTGCGTCATAGTATCTGGAGATAGTGATTCTGAGTCTAAAGTTCTTGAGAGTTTTGGGCCGATTGCAACAGATATTTTGGCAAGTCATCTACCAGATGGCGATAATATTATTGCAGTAATGGGTGGTACTACCATGGCAACACTTGCTAAAAATATGCAAGAGCTAGAAACACCATCACGGCATAATTTATTCGTACCAGCTCGAGGTGGAATTGGCGAAACAATTAATATTCAAGCTAATTCAATCAGTGGTATGATGGCTGAAAAAACTGGTGGCGATTTTAAAGTCTTATATGTCCCAGAGCAAGTCAGTCATGAAACGTATGAAATTCTATTACAAGAGCCAACTGTTCAAAGAGTATTGCAATTAATTGATAATGCTAACTGTGTTATACATAGCATTGGACAGGCATTAAGAATGGCTAAACGAAGAGGGATGACTGAGGAAGGCTTAAGCATGTTGAAAAATAATCATGCGGTGGCTGAATCATTTGGTTACTTCTTCAATGAAGACGGAAAAGTTGTTTACAAAATTCCGCGTATTGGTCTTCAATTAAAAGACCTTGAAAATATTCCGTATGTCTTAGCAGTTGCAGGTGGTAAACATAAAGCCAAAGCAATCCAAGCATACATCAAAAATGCTCCTTCACAGACGTGGCTAATAACCGATGAAGGTGCTGCAAATCAGATTTTAAAAGAGGAAACTCTTTAA